The following proteins are encoded in a genomic region of Bernardetia sp. MNP-M8:
- a CDS encoding SpoIIE family protein phosphatase — protein MRNYLFSSFLFLVFLSFFVFPTKAQFVTNDGERLTVEMCLEKSEGRKNQGDYRGASDFLNKAALIHWDKKELRPAITYFQKSLIFNQKVDNQSGMYGIYSNLATIYADLEKFDSALIFFQRTLEGRKKQGIKEPIISAQINTAVVLNNLKRHDEAAKQLVDGLSLAKESFDLEQMRSIYGMLAETYEKAGNSEKTKEYFELYRNFHEMSQQRKMAVVSAEADKARLQAALAETEKQRAELEIALKNTKLQEQEKNIESKNDELNKLESNFTKQELAYKVLQQETDLQEAKFAQEQAENEQKIARQRLYIGGIAAILLLALVGIIFIYRSRQQKKRANLELQDKNDEISFQQMHIMQQNHELAKAVNEIEDKNHQITSSITYAKRIQEAMLPNIANIQKALPESFVYFRPRDIVSGDFYFFHHFEEEQKVVLAAVDCTGHGVPGAFMSMIGNEILSRIVAENNICSPAKILTQLDKGITTALHKDETNIHDGMDLALVCIDKKNKTLTFAGAKNPIFYIQNNQLEVIKGDKMPIGGSEREHKSEFTEHVIDISIPTTFYIFSDGFQDQFGGERGRKFMVKNFRELLFDIHTEDTAEQKQILYQTFKNWIGNEHKPIDDVLVIGGRV, from the coding sequence ATGCGAAATTATTTATTTAGTTCTTTTTTATTTTTGGTTTTTCTATCATTTTTTGTGTTTCCTACAAAAGCTCAGTTTGTAACAAATGATGGTGAAAGGCTGACTGTTGAAATGTGTTTAGAAAAATCTGAAGGGCGCAAAAATCAAGGTGATTATAGAGGAGCAAGTGATTTTTTGAATAAAGCAGCTCTAATCCATTGGGACAAAAAAGAATTGCGACCAGCCATTACTTATTTTCAAAAGTCATTAATTTTCAATCAGAAAGTAGATAATCAGAGTGGAATGTATGGCATTTATAGTAACCTTGCTACTATTTATGCCGATTTAGAAAAATTTGATTCTGCACTTATTTTCTTCCAAAGAACATTAGAAGGACGAAAAAAACAAGGTATAAAAGAACCTATTATTTCAGCTCAAATAAATACGGCTGTTGTTTTAAATAATCTCAAAAGACACGATGAAGCAGCCAAGCAACTAGTAGATGGATTAAGTTTAGCAAAAGAATCCTTTGATTTGGAACAAATGAGAAGCATTTATGGAATGCTTGCCGAAACCTACGAAAAAGCAGGAAACTCTGAAAAAACAAAAGAATATTTTGAATTGTATCGCAATTTTCATGAGATGTCACAACAAAGAAAAATGGCTGTTGTGAGTGCAGAAGCAGACAAAGCAAGACTACAAGCAGCTTTAGCAGAAACAGAAAAACAACGAGCAGAATTAGAAATTGCCTTAAAAAACACCAAACTACAAGAACAAGAAAAAAATATAGAAAGTAAAAATGATGAATTAAATAAACTAGAATCTAATTTCACAAAACAAGAACTAGCCTATAAAGTCCTTCAACAAGAAACAGACTTACAAGAAGCCAAGTTTGCCCAAGAACAAGCCGAAAATGAACAGAAAATAGCAAGACAAAGACTTTATATCGGAGGCATTGCAGCTATTTTATTACTTGCTCTAGTAGGAATTATTTTTATTTATAGAAGCAGGCAACAAAAAAAGAGAGCCAATTTAGAATTACAAGATAAAAATGACGAGATTAGTTTTCAACAAATGCACATCATGCAACAAAACCATGAGTTAGCGAAAGCTGTAAATGAAATTGAAGATAAAAATCATCAAATTACATCTAGTATTACTTACGCAAAACGCATTCAAGAGGCAATGCTTCCCAATATTGCCAATATTCAAAAAGCACTACCCGAATCATTTGTCTACTTTCGTCCTCGTGATATTGTAAGTGGCGACTTTTACTTTTTTCATCATTTTGAGGAAGAACAAAAAGTAGTTTTAGCTGCTGTTGATTGTACAGGTCATGGCGTACCAGGAGCATTTATGTCTATGATAGGAAATGAAATTTTGAGTAGAATTGTAGCAGAAAATAATATATGTTCGCCTGCAAAAATTCTGACTCAGTTAGATAAAGGAATTACAACAGCTTTACACAAAGACGAAACAAATATCCATGATGGAATGGATTTAGCTCTCGTTTGTATAGATAAAAAGAATAAAACCCTTACTTTTGCAGGAGCAAAAAACCCTATTTTTTATATCCAAAATAATCAATTAGAGGTAATAAAGGGCGATAAGATGCCTATTGGTGGTTCAGAAAGAGAACATAAAAGTGAGTTTACAGAGCATGTTATTGATATTTCTATTCCAACCACATTTTATATTTTTTCTGATGGTTTTCAAGACCAATTTGGAGGAGAGCGAGGACGCAAGTTTATGGTAAAAAACTTTAGAGAGCTACTATTTGATATTCATACAGAAGATACAGCAGAACAAAAACAAATTCTCTATCAAACTTTTAAAAATTGGATAGGAAACGAACATAAACCAATTGACGATGTACTTGTAATTGGTGGTAGAGTTTAG